From a region of the Methanolobus tindarius DSM 2278 genome:
- a CDS encoding TIGR00269 family protein, with amino-acid sequence MDSKTIKCNKCNNDAIIFQKYSGMHLCRKHFIEDVERKIKLTIRKHYSIKRNEVIAIGLSGGKDSSTTLYILHKLFGKRPDIELVGISIDEGIAGYRPDTIESARELTSKLGVRHIVRSFRDEYDTTMDKIAPQKREKGACSYCGVLRKSLINKIALEVGATKLAIGHNLDDEAQTILLNHLKGDVSRMVRLAPPKELEGLVLRMKPLRHIPEKEIALYAYLHDLPLGFGGCPYAHEAMRKEIRAMLNEFEVKHPGTKYALLSGFDKVSGILGREYPQEGLQKCIICGQACTENVCQACKLLKRDQSYNK; translated from the coding sequence ATGGATTCAAAAACGATCAAATGCAATAAATGCAACAATGATGCAATTATTTTCCAGAAATATTCCGGAATGCACCTTTGCCGGAAGCATTTCATAGAGGATGTTGAACGTAAGATAAAACTTACCATCAGAAAACATTACAGCATCAAGAGAAATGAAGTCATAGCCATTGGACTGAGCGGTGGCAAGGATAGTAGTACAACACTCTATATTCTTCATAAATTATTTGGAAAAAGACCTGATATTGAGCTTGTGGGAATTTCCATAGATGAAGGAATTGCAGGCTATCGTCCTGATACTATTGAATCTGCACGGGAACTTACATCTAAACTTGGTGTCAGACACATTGTCCGCTCATTCAGAGATGAATATGACACCACCATGGATAAGATTGCACCCCAGAAGAGAGAAAAAGGGGCATGCAGCTATTGTGGTGTACTTCGAAAATCACTAATTAATAAGATTGCACTTGAAGTCGGAGCCACAAAACTTGCAATTGGCCACAATCTGGACGATGAAGCACAGACTATTTTGTTAAATCACCTGAAAGGTGACGTTTCCCGTATGGTCAGACTTGCTCCTCCCAAGGAACTTGAAGGATTGGTTCTCAGGATGAAGCCACTGAGACATATACCTGAAAAAGAGATTGCTCTTTATGCTTATCTTCATGATCTTCCCCTTGGATTTGGCGGGTGTCCATATGCACATGAGGCCATGAGAAAAGAAATAAGAGCAATGCTGAATGAATTCGAAGTGAAACACCCCGGTACTAAGTATGCACTTTTAAGTGGTTTTGACAAGGTTTCAGGAATACTTGGAAGAGAATATCCTCAGGAAGGACTTCAAAAGTGCATTATATGCGGCCAGGCATGCACTGAGAATGTCTGCCAGGCATGTAAACTTCTAAAACGAGATCAGTCGTACAATAAGTAA
- a CDS encoding DUF7847 domain-containing protein, with protein sequence MVEDIGTLVRKGFGTWTGNLNLCVPFILKIVTSILFFMFSVGLFTILFIVPAMSDTVDPANMTQDEMLDLMYSVFYEHMLFIVIFSIVLFLIYLVIDAFIMAGAIGMAKEALEKGHTSVNTMITTGKRNYINLFFVNILILLLIFAGVIFLVPGILSIDDISILLSNPDMAVASVSLLALGIIIWAFYIIIISLLLFAVNYVLVADELDPITAIETGVSFVLSNKMASVGLWLIIMGISFVLGFIGQVTSYVEILAQLWSLFDLLLSTVVIQPLITVWITRFYLDRTERKLYSFEDYLLYD encoded by the coding sequence ATGGTAGAAGACATTGGAACACTCGTTCGAAAGGGATTTGGAACATGGACTGGCAATCTCAACCTGTGTGTGCCATTCATATTGAAAATAGTGACATCTATTCTCTTTTTCATGTTTTCTGTGGGATTATTCACGATACTATTCATTGTTCCTGCAATGTCAGATACAGTAGATCCGGCAAACATGACACAGGATGAAATGCTTGACCTTATGTATTCCGTATTCTATGAACACATGCTGTTTATAGTGATTTTCTCGATTGTCCTGTTTTTAATATACCTGGTAATTGATGCTTTCATAATGGCCGGTGCTATTGGAATGGCCAAAGAGGCACTGGAAAAAGGACATACCAGTGTAAACACCATGATAACAACCGGAAAGAGGAATTATATTAATCTTTTTTTTGTTAATATACTGATACTCTTGCTGATATTTGCAGGCGTAATATTCCTCGTGCCAGGTATTCTTTCCATAGATGATATCAGTATTCTTCTTTCAAATCCTGATATGGCTGTTGCAAGCGTTTCATTGCTAGCTTTGGGTATAATCATATGGGCATTTTACATAATTATTATCAGCCTGTTGCTTTTCGCTGTAAATTACGTGCTTGTAGCCGATGAACTTGACCCTATAACTGCAATCGAAACAGGAGTATCATTTGTGCTGTCCAATAAGATGGCATCTGTTGGACTATGGTTGATTATTATGGGAATCTCATTTGTTCTCGGATTTATAGGACAAGTCACATCATATGTAGAAATACTTGCACAACTATGGTCACTGTTTGATCTTCTGCTGAGTACGGTAGTAATCCAGCCACTGATAACTGTATGGATTACACGTTTCTATCTTGACAGGACAGAAAGGAAATTGTATTCTTTTGAGGATTACTTATTGTACGACTGA
- a CDS encoding sodium-translocating pyrophosphatase, with translation MEALIYLAPLAGLVSLLFAGFFAKSVLSEDAGSEKMQEIAGAVQEGAMAYLNRQYKTIAIVAVILAALIFALLPEGGKIAAGFLVGALSSAAAGYVGMNVSVRANVRTASAASKGLQKAMSVAFRGGAVTGLAVVGLALLGTSGFYILYGDVDLVVGFGFGASLISLFARVGGGIFTKAADVGADLVGKVEAGIPEDDPRNAGVIADNVGDNVGDCAGMGADLFETYVVTVLASMLLGSLILDTFSNAILYPLILGSVAIFASIISVFFVKVGSDGKIMKALYKGVAVSAILCLIAFYFVTQYLEMSMSFYYAAVVGVVIMVLMVVFTEYYTSTSFRPVKTIAAASETGAGTNVISGLAIGFESTALPVVIIIVGILASFFIVGGAASPAIGLYGIAIAAAAMLSTTGMIVALDSYGPITDNAGGIAEMAGMPSSVRKITDALDAVGNTTKAVTKGYAIGSAALGALALFADYTGKVGLTGADLSLTKPVVLVGLFIGGLLPFVFSAVTMQAVGKAAFKIVNEVRRQFREIPGIMEGTAKPEYGKCVDIVTAAAIKEMAIPGALAIFTPLIVGLVLGPAALGGLLIGIIVCGLLLALTMDNGGGAWDNAKKLIEDGEHGGKGSEAHKAAVVGDTVGDPFKDTSGPALNALIKVVNMVAILFASLFIGAGLF, from the coding sequence ATGGAAGCATTAATTTATCTTGCCCCTCTTGCTGGTCTCGTTAGTTTGTTATTTGCTGGTTTCTTTGCAAAAAGTGTCCTTAGTGAGGATGCAGGTTCAGAGAAAATGCAGGAAATAGCAGGTGCCGTCCAGGAGGGTGCGATGGCATATTTGAATCGTCAATATAAAACAATAGCAATCGTTGCTGTCATTCTTGCAGCACTTATCTTTGCTCTTCTTCCTGAAGGTGGCAAGATAGCTGCCGGTTTCCTTGTTGGTGCACTAAGTTCTGCAGCAGCAGGTTACGTAGGTATGAACGTGTCTGTAAGGGCAAACGTCAGAACCGCAAGCGCAGCATCAAAGGGCCTTCAGAAGGCAATGTCCGTTGCATTCCGTGGTGGAGCTGTAACAGGTCTTGCTGTGGTCGGTCTTGCACTTCTCGGTACAAGTGGTTTCTACATACTTTACGGTGATGTGGATCTTGTAGTCGGTTTCGGTTTCGGTGCAAGTCTTATCAGTCTCTTCGCAAGGGTTGGCGGTGGAATATTCACCAAGGCAGCCGATGTGGGTGCAGACCTTGTAGGTAAGGTTGAAGCAGGAATTCCTGAAGATGACCCACGTAACGCTGGTGTAATTGCTGACAACGTAGGTGACAACGTTGGTGACTGTGCCGGTATGGGTGCTGACCTTTTCGAAACATACGTAGTAACAGTTCTCGCATCAATGCTTCTTGGATCACTCATCCTTGATACATTCTCTAACGCAATTCTTTACCCATTGATTCTTGGTTCAGTGGCAATCTTTGCTTCCATCATTTCTGTTTTCTTTGTGAAGGTAGGCAGTGATGGAAAGATTATGAAAGCTCTTTACAAGGGAGTTGCAGTTTCAGCTATTCTTTGTTTGATTGCATTCTACTTCGTAACTCAGTACCTTGAAATGAGTATGAGTTTCTATTATGCAGCTGTTGTGGGTGTAGTCATCATGGTTCTCATGGTGGTTTTCACTGAATATTACACTTCAACTTCATTCCGTCCTGTAAAGACAATTGCAGCAGCATCCGAAACAGGTGCCGGTACAAACGTAATTTCCGGTCTTGCAATTGGTTTTGAGAGTACAGCACTTCCTGTAGTCATCATCATTGTGGGTATTCTGGCTTCATTCTTCATAGTAGGTGGAGCAGCAAGCCCTGCAATCGGTCTTTACGGAATTGCAATCGCAGCAGCAGCAATGCTCTCAACAACCGGTATGATAGTAGCTCTTGACTCATACGGTCCAATCACTGACAATGCCGGTGGTATCGCAGAAATGGCAGGTATGCCATCCAGCGTACGTAAGATCACTGATGCACTCGATGCAGTAGGTAACACCACAAAGGCTGTTACAAAGGGATACGCAATCGGTTCAGCAGCTCTTGGTGCACTTGCACTTTTCGCAGATTACACAGGTAAGGTAGGCCTTACAGGTGCAGATCTCAGTCTTACAAAGCCAGTAGTTCTTGTAGGTCTCTTTATTGGTGGACTGCTTCCATTCGTCTTCAGCGCTGTAACAATGCAGGCTGTAGGAAAGGCAGCATTCAAGATCGTTAACGAGGTTCGCCGCCAGTTCCGTGAAATTCCAGGAATCATGGAAGGAACTGCAAAGCCAGAATATGGTAAGTGTGTTGACATCGTAACAGCAGCAGCAATTAAAGAAATGGCAATACCTGGTGCTCTTGCAATCTTCACACCACTTATTGTAGGTCTTGTACTCGGTCCTGCAGCTCTTGGTGGTCTTCTTATCGGTATTATTGTCTGTGGTCTTTTACTTGCACTCACAATGGACAACGGTGGTGGAGCATGGGACAATGCCAAGAAGCTTATTGAAGACGGAGAGCACGGTGGAAAAGGCTCAGAAGCTCACAAGGCAGCTGTAGTCGGTGACACTGTTGGTGACCCATTCAAGGACACATCCGGACCTGCACTTAACGCTCTGATCAAAGTAGTGAACATGGTTGCAATCCTGTTCGCATCTCTGTTCATCGGTGCAGGACTGTTCTAA
- a CDS encoding winged helix-turn-helix transcriptional regulator: MENTKKTDCGCPVEATLGVIGGKWKPLILWQLKEDVLRYNTLQQMLPGISPRMLTKQLRELEDDAIVNRKMYPEIPPRVEYSLTDFGKTIIPVLEALAQWGLTYMDIQQDRKCEVRK, translated from the coding sequence ATGGAAAATACTAAAAAAACCGACTGTGGATGCCCTGTGGAAGCAACACTTGGCGTTATTGGAGGAAAATGGAAACCACTTATACTCTGGCAGCTAAAAGAAGATGTTCTTCGCTACAATACACTTCAGCAGATGTTACCCGGCATATCCCCCCGTATGCTGACAAAACAACTTCGTGAACTGGAAGATGACGCAATTGTGAACCGCAAAATGTACCCTGAAATACCTCCCAGAGTCGAGTATTCACTCACAGATTTCGGGAAAACCATCATCCCTGTACTTGAAGCCCTGGCACAGTGGGGACTAACATATATGGACATACAGCAGGACAGAAAATGCGAAGTGAGAAAATAG
- a CDS encoding NCS2 family permease, with translation MKKHGTDVKTEIMAGVVTFMTLAYIIVVNPAILEAAGIPFGPSMVATILSAIFGTLIMGIYAKKPLAIAPYMGENAFVAYTVVGVLGYSWQTALGAVFISGVLFTVLTLSGLRGKMIDAVPDNLKYSFAVGIGLFITFIGLVNAQIVALGVEGAPLHVGALNTIPVALALFGFLLISVLMIKNVKGSILIGILVTAIFGFILGVAQAPEQVISMPPSIAPILLQLDITGALTWGFFAVILTMFTMDLMDTMGTLVGVSMKAGFMDEQGNLHDLDKPFLADSLATVFAALAGTTTTGTYIESAAGIEEGGRTGLTAVVVAILFAMGLFFSPLFSAIPSAATAPALIVVGLMMMSAIKKIDMEDLTEMIPAMAVIVLMSFIYNLGVGLCAGFVLFPLLKLISGKGSEVKPIAWGLFILCSMFFIFYPY, from the coding sequence TTGAAAAAACATGGTACTGATGTAAAGACAGAAATTATGGCCGGAGTTGTAACTTTCATGACACTGGCCTACATTATTGTAGTAAATCCTGCAATTCTGGAAGCTGCTGGAATACCATTTGGTCCTTCAATGGTTGCAACAATTCTGTCTGCGATATTTGGAACACTGATAATGGGTATATATGCCAAAAAACCACTGGCAATTGCGCCTTATATGGGTGAGAATGCTTTTGTTGCCTACACGGTTGTAGGTGTGTTAGGATACTCATGGCAGACAGCTCTTGGAGCTGTATTCATAAGTGGTGTGCTTTTTACGGTTCTGACACTTTCAGGCCTGCGGGGGAAAATGATAGATGCTGTCCCTGACAATCTCAAATACAGTTTTGCTGTTGGTATTGGTCTTTTTATTACTTTTATCGGACTTGTTAATGCACAAATAGTGGCACTTGGAGTCGAAGGAGCTCCTCTGCATGTGGGGGCTCTCAACACAATACCTGTTGCTCTTGCACTTTTCGGCTTTCTTCTGATAAGTGTGCTAATGATAAAGAACGTTAAAGGTTCCATTCTCATTGGCATCCTTGTAACGGCAATATTTGGATTCATTCTGGGTGTTGCACAGGCACCTGAACAGGTGATCAGTATGCCACCAAGCATCGCACCAATACTCCTTCAGCTTGATATTACAGGTGCACTTACCTGGGGTTTTTTTGCTGTGATACTTACCATGTTCACAATGGACCTCATGGATACAATGGGAACTCTGGTCGGTGTTTCAATGAAAGCAGGTTTCATGGATGAGCAGGGAAATCTTCACGACCTCGACAAACCATTTCTGGCAGACTCCCTTGCAACAGTCTTTGCTGCTCTTGCAGGTACAACAACTACAGGAACTTACATTGAATCTGCTGCCGGTATTGAAGAAGGTGGTCGAACAGGTTTAACTGCAGTTGTTGTTGCTATACTTTTTGCCATGGGACTTTTCTTTTCTCCGTTGTTCTCAGCTATACCTTCCGCGGCAACTGCACCTGCATTGATAGTCGTAGGTCTTATGATGATGAGTGCAATTAAAAAAATAGATATGGAAGACCTCACAGAGATGATACCTGCAATGGCAGTAATAGTTCTTATGAGTTTTATCTACAATCTAGGAGTAGGTCTTTGTGCAGGTTTTGTTTTGTTCCCGTTGCTCAAACTCATAAGTGGAAAAGGCAGTGAAGTTAAACCGATTGCATGGGGACTTTTTATCCTGTGTTCAATGTTCTTTATCTTCTACCCTTATTGA
- a CDS encoding exonuclease/endonuclease/phosphatase family protein, producing MHKPNIILFITLVTLIILACVSSGCLSDLESKLPETMVINDHENTNNISDITENNTIADEYSNDHKNFSEESQLTSVGDIEENTNIETAPEPEPVTNNVEMLKIGSFNIQVFGVTKAGKTEVMETIVKIVHDYDIIAIQEIRDASQTSLPALMDMVNSDGYQYDYVISERLGRTSSKEQYAYIFNTDTVEITGDPQTYPEANGTDPFHREPFIAAFSSTEGNFDAVLMVIHTDPDEATEEINALDDVLEYSQNEYPYEKDFIILGDLNADGSYFDEDSTNDLDTYEWIINNSVDTTTKSTDYSYDRIILTDSSDFTGNSGVFRFDLEYGLDYNETVAVSDHYPVYAEFIAVNDED from the coding sequence ATGCATAAACCGAATATTATACTTTTTATTACACTTGTTACATTAATTATATTAGCCTGTGTAAGTTCAGGATGCCTGTCTGACCTGGAATCTAAATTGCCTGAAACTATGGTCATAAATGACCATGAAAATACAAACAACATTAGTGACATTACAGAAAATAATACAATTGCCGATGAATATAGCAATGACCATAAGAACTTCAGTGAAGAATCGCAACTTACTTCCGTAGGAGATATTGAAGAAAACACAAACATTGAAACTGCTCCTGAACCGGAACCGGTTACAAATAATGTGGAAATGCTGAAAATAGGTTCTTTCAACATCCAGGTATTTGGAGTAACAAAAGCAGGAAAAACAGAAGTTATGGAAACCATTGTAAAGATAGTCCATGACTATGACATTATTGCAATACAGGAAATAAGAGACGCATCTCAGACAAGCTTACCCGCACTTATGGACATGGTGAACTCTGATGGGTATCAATACGATTATGTAATCAGTGAGAGACTTGGAAGAACATCCTCAAAAGAGCAATACGCATACATATTCAATACTGATACTGTCGAAATTACCGGTGATCCTCAGACGTATCCCGAAGCAAATGGAACAGACCCATTCCACAGGGAACCTTTTATTGCAGCTTTCAGCTCCACAGAAGGTAACTTTGACGCAGTCCTTATGGTGATTCACACTGATCCCGATGAAGCCACTGAAGAAATTAATGCGCTGGATGACGTTCTGGAATATTCACAAAATGAGTATCCTTATGAAAAGGATTTTATTATCCTTGGGGATCTGAATGCAGACGGTTCCTATTTTGATGAGGATTCAACAAATGATCTCGATACATATGAATGGATAATAAACAACAGTGTAGATACAACTACAAAATCCACTGATTACAGTTATGACCGTATAATCCTGACTGACAGTTCAGACTTCACAGGCAATAGTGGTGTTTTCAGGTTTGATCTTGAATACGGACTTGATTATAATGAAACTGTGGCAGTATCTGATCACTACCCGGTTTATGCGGAATTTATTGCAGTAAATGACGAGGATTAA
- a CDS encoding flavodoxin family protein, whose translation MVKMKVVGFVGSPRKNGNTDVLVQQVLDGAAEAGADVEKFYINEMNIKGCQGCTYCREVDACKLKDDMSKVYDALKNADGFVFGSPIYFFQFTSQMRQVIDRCWALVNPDFTPRIEAGKKAIIVSAQGNPEPDAFKGVFEEFGQILQMFGMEVKGTFVDVGHHAPGEAKENAELMGQAKTAGTQLFA comes from the coding sequence ATGGTCAAAATGAAAGTAGTAGGTTTTGTAGGAAGTCCAAGAAAGAACGGTAACACCGACGTACTTGTCCAGCAGGTTCTTGACGGAGCTGCAGAAGCAGGAGCAGATGTGGAGAAATTCTACATTAATGAAATGAACATAAAAGGATGCCAGGGATGCACATACTGCAGGGAAGTTGATGCATGCAAACTAAAAGATGACATGTCTAAAGTCTACGATGCTCTTAAAAATGCGGATGGCTTTGTATTCGGCTCCCCTATTTATTTCTTCCAGTTCACAAGCCAGATGCGTCAGGTAATTGACCGCTGCTGGGCACTTGTAAATCCTGATTTCACACCCCGTATCGAGGCTGGAAAGAAGGCTATTATTGTAAGTGCACAGGGCAACCCGGAACCAGATGCTTTCAAGGGAGTCTTTGAAGAATTTGGCCAGATACTCCAGATGTTTGGAATGGAAGTTAAAGGTACCTTTGTAGATGTCGGACACCATGCACCTGGTGAGGCAAAAGAAAATGCAGAGCTTATGGGCCAGGCTAAAACCGCAGGAACCCAGCTGTTTGCTTAA
- a CDS encoding ATP-binding protein has protein sequence MVKIAVTGKGGVGKTTLSGTLARMLARDGYDVLAIDADADMNLASSLGIENAPKPLTDYKDLIEERAGEKGGMFKFNPKVDDVVDKFGVVGPDNVKMLVMGTVERGGSGCMCPASAFLKAFLRHVVLKDSSAVILDMEAGIEHLGRGTTRGIDLMIVVVEPGMRSIETAQRIKELSEGIEIQHLAAVINKGTSANIKPKLEELGIPVLGQIPYDPDLVEADFNGLSPIDVGGKWVDSVTDIKNNMLEIISGFEKEE, from the coding sequence ATGGTAAAAATTGCAGTCACGGGAAAAGGCGGAGTTGGCAAGACAACACTATCCGGAACTCTGGCAAGAATGCTGGCAAGGGATGGTTATGATGTGCTTGCCATTGATGCGGATGCTGATATGAATCTGGCTTCATCCCTTGGAATAGAGAATGCTCCGAAACCTCTTACCGATTACAAGGACCTCATTGAAGAGAGAGCCGGAGAAAAAGGAGGCATGTTCAAGTTCAACCCGAAAGTTGATGATGTTGTTGATAAGTTTGGTGTTGTTGGACCTGATAATGTCAAAATGCTTGTAATGGGAACTGTGGAAAGAGGTGGAAGCGGTTGCATGTGTCCTGCCTCAGCGTTTTTGAAAGCATTCCTCAGACATGTTGTCCTCAAGGACAGCAGCGCTGTAATACTTGACATGGAAGCAGGTATCGAACATCTGGGAAGAGGGACCACACGTGGAATTGACCTTATGATAGTTGTTGTGGAACCTGGTATGCGTTCCATTGAAACTGCCCAGAGGATTAAGGAACTTTCAGAAGGAATAGAGATTCAACATCTTGCAGCAGTCATTAACAAGGGAACTTCCGCTAACATTAAACCAAAGCTGGAAGAGCTTGGAATTCCTGTCCTTGGCCAGATACCATATGATCCCGATCTTGTAGAAGCTGACTTCAACGGCCTTTCACCTATTGATGTTGGAGGTAAATGGGTCGATTCTGTAACTGATATCAAGAATAATATGCTTGAAATAATCTCAGGTTTTGAGAAAGAGGAATAG
- a CDS encoding formylglycine-generating enzyme family protein, translating into MKFLARKNVVKLISVFVLSISVILLSGCVTNDSTSNELEQEISNSIGMDLVLIPSGNFYMGSDSTPLVAFDDPAHEVSIENSFYMGKYEVTQAQWKAVMGTSPSLFEGDELPVEQVSWYDAQEFISKLNEMENTDRYRLPTEAEWEYACKAGNDTDFSFTNEATDLDEYGWSDSYGWCAINANGTTHSVGEKKANSWGLYDMHGNVWEWVQDTWHDNYDGAPTDGTAWEDENSINRVGKGGSLMDGPNICKSSFRGSLDADSTSYVLGFRIVKEI; encoded by the coding sequence TTGAAATTCCTGGCAAGAAAAAACGTTGTGAAACTCATATCTGTTTTTGTACTATCAATTTCTGTGATTTTATTATCAGGCTGTGTTACAAATGATAGTACAAGTAACGAATTGGAACAGGAAATCAGCAATTCCATAGGAATGGATCTCGTCCTGATTCCCTCTGGCAATTTTTACATGGGTTCTGACTCAACTCCACTAGTTGCTTTTGATGACCCGGCACATGAAGTCAGTATTGAAAATTCATTCTACATGGGAAAATACGAAGTCACACAAGCACAATGGAAAGCTGTCATGGGAACCAGTCCTTCACTCTTTGAAGGAGATGAACTTCCTGTAGAGCAGGTTTCATGGTATGATGCACAGGAATTTATTAGCAAACTGAATGAAATGGAAAATACTGACAGGTATCGTCTTCCAACCGAAGCTGAATGGGAATATGCATGCAAGGCCGGAAATGACACGGATTTTTCGTTTACAAATGAAGCCACCGATCTGGATGAATACGGCTGGTCTGATTCTTACGGCTGGTGTGCTATAAATGCCAATGGAACAACCCATTCAGTGGGAGAGAAAAAAGCCAACTCATGGGGACTTTATGACATGCATGGCAATGTATGGGAATGGGTACAGGACACCTGGCATGACAATTATGATGGTGCTCCGACAGATGGAACAGCCTGGGAAGATGAGAATAGTATAAATCGTGTAGGAAAAGGCGGAAGCCTTATGGACGGACCTAATATCTGTAAAAGTTCTTTCCGCGGCAGCCTTGATGCTGACAGCACATCATATGTGCTTGGATTCAGGATAGTGAAGGAGATTTAG
- a CDS encoding cupin domain-containing protein, translating into MPIMSSCDKVEAYITKDGSVIRELIHPLVHGNFSQSLAEARVTPGNSTLLHSHNLTEEIYHILEGTGILTLGHETIEVKSGDSVCISPGTLHNITNTGENELRFLCCCSPAYSHDDTVVSE; encoded by the coding sequence ATGCCGATAATGAGTTCCTGTGACAAGGTTGAGGCTTATATTACAAAAGATGGCTCTGTTATAAGAGAACTGATCCATCCTCTGGTTCATGGGAATTTTTCTCAGAGCCTTGCAGAAGCCAGAGTTACACCTGGCAATTCCACTCTTTTACACAGCCATAATTTGACAGAAGAGATATATCATATCCTGGAAGGCACAGGAATACTTACACTTGGACACGAGACTATTGAAGTAAAATCCGGGGATTCAGTCTGTATCTCTCCGGGAACACTACATAATATCACAAACACAGGAGAAAATGAACTCAGGTTCCTCTGTTGCTGCTCTCCTGCATATTCCCATGATGACACAGTAGTATCAGAATAA
- a CDS encoding tripartite tricarboxylate transporter permease: MSPLTEVSIFTFLLSVFAGYFLGVISGLIPGIHTNNFALVLLTFSPFLSEHGLPLICVAAMILANSLSHTFHDIIPAIFLGAPGDDLALAVLPGHTLLLEGRGAEAIRLSALGSAGSVALALITAYPLSMAFSSVYPFIQEYIAWILVLVVLIMVFTEKGEPGKQGLLQRMRYPLSALLVFMLCGFLGVFAFDKESLMHPFLSIGEPSILLPLLSGLFGSSQLIISLMSQPLIPYQFKSRMELERKRIIRAIVVGGTSGSLVAWLPGVSSSIATVFARLFIKEDFDRSLDTSPDDNFSTDSVTDSAKEFIVSISGVNTCNAIFGLLALVVIGKSRSGAMVAINELLGGIDLNPPLVILFLLAISLTAILSYYSTVFLGDNIHRLLYGFDYSIICYAVLALLFFMCLAFTGLFGLMVFLIATPIGMLPSFMGIRKSHSMGVIILPVILYFI; the protein is encoded by the coding sequence ATGTCGCCACTAACAGAGGTATCCATATTCACATTCCTATTATCAGTATTTGCAGGTTATTTCCTTGGAGTTATATCAGGCCTTATTCCGGGGATACACACCAATAATTTTGCACTGGTTTTGCTGACGTTTTCTCCGTTTCTCTCCGAACATGGTCTGCCTCTAATCTGTGTAGCAGCAATGATTCTGGCAAATTCGCTTTCACATACCTTCCACGACATAATTCCTGCAATATTTCTGGGTGCTCCGGGCGATGACCTGGCACTTGCAGTATTGCCCGGGCACACATTATTGCTTGAAGGCAGGGGAGCAGAAGCAATACGTTTGTCTGCTCTTGGAAGCGCAGGATCTGTGGCTCTGGCCCTTATTACTGCATATCCGCTTTCCATGGCATTCAGTTCTGTTTATCCTTTTATTCAGGAATACATTGCCTGGATTCTGGTTCTTGTTGTTTTAATCATGGTATTTACAGAAAAAGGAGAACCTGGCAAACAAGGTCTGCTTCAAAGGATGAGATATCCCTTAAGTGCGTTACTTGTATTCATGCTCTGTGGATTTCTTGGTGTTTTTGCATTCGATAAAGAAAGTCTCATGCACCCATTTCTGTCAATAGGTGAACCTTCAATACTGCTTCCTCTTTTGAGCGGTCTTTTCGGTTCATCCCAACTTATCATCAGTCTGATGTCCCAGCCCCTGATACCTTATCAGTTTAAATCAAGAATGGAACTTGAGAGAAAACGTATCATCAGGGCAATTGTAGTAGGCGGAACTTCCGGTTCACTTGTAGCCTGGTTGCCTGGTGTGTCTTCATCAATCGCCACAGTGTTTGCACGTCTTTTCATAAAAGAGGATTTTGACAGAAGTCTGGATACTTCACCAGATGATAACTTTTCAACTGACAGCGTAACAGATTCAGCAAAGGAATTCATAGTTTCTATTTCAGGTGTAAACACCTGCAATGCAATTTTTGGCTTGCTGGCTCTGGTGGTAATAGGCAAATCCCGCAGTGGTGCCATGGTGGCTATAAATGAACTTCTTGGAGGTATTGATCTTAATCCTCCTCTGGTTATTCTTTTTCTTCTTGCAATCTCACTGACCGCTATACTGTCTTATTATTCCACGGTCTTTTTAGGAGATAATATCCATCGACTGCTTTATGGTTTTGATTATTCTATAATCTGTTATGCCGTACTTGCACTTTTGTTTTTCATGTGCCTTGCATTCACAGGTCTTTTTGGTCTGATGGTATTTCTGATAGCAACTCCAATAGGAATGCTCCCGTCATTTATGGGTATAAGGAAATCACACTCAATGGGGGTTATTATATTGCCTGTGATACTTTACTTCATCTAA